In Ascaphus truei isolate aAscTru1 chromosome 2, aAscTru1.hap1, whole genome shotgun sequence, the genomic stretch aactttgctgaatctgagcagacaatatatccctatacacttcagaattcatccggctgcttctgtcttctgtcacatcatcaataaacactagtgacccagtgccattgtaagccatgcatgcccatgccatcacactgcctccaccgtgtttttcagatgatgtggtatgcttcggatcatgagccgttccaagccttctccatacttttttcttcccatcattctggtacaggttgatcttagtttttcatctgtccaaagaatgctgttccagaattgggctggcttttttagatattgtttggcaaagtctaatctggcctttctattcttgaggcttatgaatggtttgcaccttgtggtgaaccctctgtatttgctctcgtgaagtcttctctttatggtagacttggataatgatatgcctacctcctggagagtgttcttcacttggctggatgttgtgaaggggtttttctttaccatggaaaggatcctacgatcatccaccactgttgtcttccgtggacgtcccggcctttttgtgttgcagagctcactagtgcgttctttttttctcagaatgtaccaaactgttgatttggccgctcctaatgttcctgctatctctctgatggattttcttttttttgcagcctaaggatgccctgtttcacttgcattgagagctcctttgtcCGCATGTTgagggttcacagcaacagcttccaaatgcgaatgccacacctggaatcaactccagaccttttacctgcttaattgatgatgaaatatgaaggaatagcccatacctgtccatgaaacagcttttgagtcaattgtccaattacttttggtcccttgaaaaagagggggctgcaTATTAAAGAGGGGGCTGCATATTAAAGAGGGGGctgcatattaaagagatgtaattcctaaacccttcctccaatttggatgtgacaCCCTCagattaaagctgatagactgcactttaataagcccatattcattatttaactgtaacttgaatttattttggtacacagccgaaataacaaaacttgtatcagtgtctgtcAGGAGCCAGGTGCCACACACCTTTACCAGCAGGCGCacagccccctacctgctctGATGGCCGCTGATGGGGCTCAGGACTCATGACTCGCGCGCTCTCACGCGCACTCCCGcttcctccgcgcatgcgcgtggCTCATCCTCGCGCCGGACGGCGTTCCCACGCGGGCTGGGGTCACAGCGGGAGTTCCCGCCTCCGGATCCCGGTGCACACTCCCTGTGCGCGGCGCACGCACGTACCCGAGGTCCGTGGCAACAGGCACTGATTGCCCTCAGCACCCTCACCTGCGCTTCCTTAGCTTAGCCTATCACTGGCTCCGCACTGACACTCCCCCGGTTCCGCCTCCGGTTCGGATTGGACGTCTCACTtatttaggctcagcagtgccactggcacatcggctgagcataagcttcctgttcctgtgcttaccgctcttgtctcctagatatcctgccttgtcttgtttgatctcctgtgtaccgaccttggcttgcctttggaccaccgcttctctggaaccccgaccttggctatcctcgaccctccgcaactctcctaacctgaactcggctctcggacctcgaccattctaccttctcctgcaccgaccccagcgactagtacctccaacgctccggacttctcctaccctcacctcggcaagtattatGACTATTCTActctccctgctcctgtcccgGCGAGATcaactacgcacactccagaCCGGATCCccgtgcctgtcggtggtgtttTCTCTATTCCCAGCTCAGTACCGAgcgtctcgtctagtttgtggtgggcacagcgtgacagtgtccaattatttccggacctaactgtatatgtataAAAATAGGGCCTTTTAAAATATGGCGTCTAAACAGCTTTGGCACTAAGATAATAAAATGCCCTGAACACAGCACTGCTGCTTTTTATTGCACTTTGAAAGAAGGAAaccaggactacaagtcccagcatgcACTGGGCTGGGAGGAAACAATGCCACAGAGAGTCAGGTGACCTGGAGATAGTGGCTATTATGTAAACAATGGACTGATGTCACCATTCAGATGCAGGGTCACCTTTTGACATGGCACCCAACCCAAAGGGTTATGTAATAACAGAACCACGGAACTACATGACCAAGAGGTCATGTAACCTTATTACCATGGGAGACACTGGACAGCTCTGTCTAGCACCACATCCACAGAAGCCCTGTaggtcactgtcctgtgccaccTACACCAGAGAATGGCTCCCACTCCAGGAAAGATCTCCATAGGGGACCGCATGAAGCCCACGGAGAGTGGACAGGATGTGAGACCGAGGTTGGGTTGTGGAGAGTAGGAGTCCTAAAGGAGGGAGGACGAAGGGTGTGGGGAGGATCACAGAGAGATGTTCTCCTCAtagagggacaggagcagaaggatGGTCCAGCCCAAGAGAAGTCCCAAATTATGAAGGAAGAAGAGGAGCCAGGGCCGGCTGTCTTTCACATTCATCATGGCGGGGAGCtgaaagaaagaggggagagagaggtaagggagagaagagagaggagggagacatgGGAGGGgtagaagagaggagggagagaagagaggggcagcagagaggagggagaggtaaagtggaaagaaagggggaaatagaaaggggagaagaggggaagaAGAGTGGGGTGAGggaatgaggggggagaagaggggaagaAGAGTGGGGTGAGggaatgaggggggagaagaggggaagaAGAGTGGGATGAGGaaatgaggggggagaagaggggaagtGAAAGAGAgctagagggaaagggggagaggtaagaggggtgggacagagaggggagaagtaggggggggggaaacaagcaGAGAATGGAGAACGgtaaaggagagaggggaagagggggaggagaagggcacAAAATGGTGGATGGAAAGAGGAATAGAAGAGAGTGTGAAAGAAGCGCGAGGTTGATGCCCGTGGCTGCGTGGCCTCACCATGTCCACTAGAGCCACATAGAGGAAGAGTCCGGTGGCCACGGTGAATATCCACTGCTGCACCGCGTAGTCTGCGGAGATGGAGAGCGCGATGTACAGGCCGATGAACGCCGTGAGAGCACTGCCGAAATTCAGCAGCAGCGCCCAGCGCACACTGAGTCCGGCATGCAGCAGCGCCGCAAAGTCACCTGGGAAAACAGGGTCAGGGGTCAGAGCAGGAATCTACAGGGTATatcggtgtcactgtgtcaccctgcggggagggacagtcccatgtcacagagcccccctctatctgtgtcactgtgtcaccctgcggggaggggaCAGTCCCATGTCCCAGAGCCCCCCTCTatctatgtcactgtgtcaccctgcggggagggacagtCCCATGTCCCAGAGCCCCACTcaatctgtgtcactgtgtcaccctgcggggagggacagtCCCATGTCCCAGAGCCCccctctatctgtgtcactgtgtcaccctgcggggaggggaCAGTCCCATGTCCCAGAGCTCCCCTctatctgtgtcaccctgcggggagggacagtCCCATGTCCCAGAGCTCccctctatctgtgtcactgtgtcaccctgcggggaggggaCAGTCCCATGTCCCAGAGCCCCactctatctgtgtcactgtgtcaccctgcggggagggacagtctcatgtCCCAGAGCCCccctctatctgtgtcactgtgtcaccctgcggggaggggaCAGTCCCATGTCCCAGAGCCCccctctatctgtgtcactgtgtcaccatgcGGGAGGGACAGTCCCATGTCCCAGAGCCCccctctatctgtgtcactgtgtcaccctgcgggagggaCAGTCCCATGTCCCAGAGCGCCCccctctatctgtgtcactgtgtcaccctgcggggagggcaCAGTCCCATGTCCCAGAGCCCccctctatctgtgtcactgtgtcaccctgcgggagggaCAGTCCCATGTCCCAGAGCCCccctctatctgtgtcactgtgtcaccctgcggggagggacagtCCCATGTCCCAGAGCTCccctctatctgtgtcactgtgtcaccctgcggagagGGACAGTCCCATGTTCCAGAGcccccctctgtgtcactgtcaccctgcggggagcgACAGTCCCATGTCCCAGAGCCCccctctatctgtgtcactgtgtcactctgcggggagGGGACAGTCCCATGTCCCAGAGCCCccctctatctgtgtcactgcgtcaccctgcggggaggggaCAGTCCCATGTCCCAGAGCCCccctctatctgtgtcactgtgtcaccctgcggggaggggaCAGTCCCATGTCCCAGAGCCCCCCTctatctgtgtcaccctgcgggagggaCAGTCCCATGTCCCAGAGCCCccctctatctgtgtcactgtgtcaccctgcggggagggacagtCCCATGTCCCAGAGCCCAcctctatctgtgtcactgtgtcaccctgcggggagggccAGTCCCATGTCCCAGAGCGCccctctatctgtgtcactgtgtcaccctgcggggagggacagtCCCATGTCCCAGAGCCCccctctatctgtgtcactgtgtcaccctgcggggagcgACAGTCCCATGTCCCAGAGCCCCCCTctatctgtgtcaccctgcggggagggacagtCCCATGTCCCAGAGCCccctctatctgtgtcactgtgtcaccctgtggggaggGACAGTCCCATGTCCCAGAGCCCccctctatctgtgtcactgtgtcaccctgcggggagggacagtCCCATGTCCCAGAGCCCCCctctatctgtcactgtgtcaccctgcggggagggacagtCCCATGTCCCAGAGCTCccctctatctgtgtcactgtgtcaccctgcggggaggggaCAGTCCCATGTCCCAGAGCCCccctctatctgtgtcactgtgtcaccctgcggggagggacagtCCCATGTCCCAGAGCTCccctctatctgtgtcactgtgtcaccctgtggggaggGACAGTCCCATGTCCCAGAGCCCccctctatctgtgtcactgtgtcaccctgcggggagggacagtCCCATGTCCCAGAGCCCccctctatctgtgtcactgtgtcaccctgcggggagggacagtCCCATGTCCCAGAGCCCccctctatctgtgtcactgtgtcaccctgcggggaggggaCAGTCCCATGTCCCAGAGCCCCCccctatctgtgtcactgtgtcaccctgcgggaagGGGACAGTCCCATGTCTCAGAGCTCccctctatctgtgtcactgtgtcaccctgcggggaggggaCAGTCCCATGTCTCAGAGCCCCCctctatctgtcactgtgtcaccctgcggggagggacagtCCCATGTCCCAGAGCCCccctctatctgtgtcactgtgtcaccctgcggggagggacagtCCCATGTCCCAGAGCCCccctctatctgtgtcactgtgtcaccctgcggggaggaacAGTCCCATGTCCCAGAGCCCccctctatctgtgtcactgtgtcaccctgcggggagggacagtcccatgtcacagagcccccctctatctgtgtcactgtgtcaccctgcgggaagGGACAGTCCCATGTCCCAGAGCCCccctctatctgtgtcactgtatcaccctgcggggagggacagtCCCATGTCCCAGAGCCCccctctatctgtgtcactgtgtcaccctgcggggagggacagtCCCATGTCACAGAGCGCccctctatctgtgtcactgtgtcaccctgcggggagggacagtCCCATGTCCCAGAGCCCccctctatctgtgtcactgagtcaccctgcggggaggggaCAGTCCCATGTCCCAGAGCTCccctctatctgtgtcactgtgtcaccctgcggggagggacagtCCCATGTCCCAGAGCCCccctctatctgtgtcactgtgtcaccctgcgggagggaCAGTCCCATGTCCCAAAGCCCCtatctatctgtgtcactgtgtcaccctgcggggagggacagtcccatgtcacagagcccccctctatctgtgtcactgtgtcaccctgcgggaagGGACAGTCCCATGTCCCAGAGCTCccctctatctgtgtcactgtgtcaccctgcggggaggggaCAGTCCCATGTCCCAGAGCCCccctctatctgtgtcactgtgtcaccctgcggggagggacaaTCCCATGTCCCAGAGCCCccctctatctgtgtcactgtgtcaccctgcggggagggacagtCCCATGTCCCAGAGCCCccctctatctgtgtcactgtgtcaccctgcggggaggggaCAGTCCCATGTCCCAGAGCTCccctctatctgtgtcactgtgtcaccctgcggggagggacagtCCCATGTCCCAGAGCCCccctctatctgtgtcactgtgtcaccctgcgggagggaCAGTCCCATGTCCCAGAGCCCCcatctatctgtgtcactgtgtcaccctgcggggagggacagtcccatgtcacagagcccccctctatctgtgtcactgtgtcaccctgcgggaagGGACAGTCCCATGTCCCAGAGCTCccctctatctgtgtcactgtgtcaccctgcggggaggggaCAGTCCCATGTCCCAGAGCCCccctctatctgtgtcactgtgtcaccctgtggggaggGACAGTCCCATGTCCCAGAGCCCccctctatctgtgtcactgtgtcaccctgcggggagggacagtCCCATGTCCCAGAGCCCccctctatctgtgtcactgtgtcaccctgcggggagggacagtCCTATGTCCCAGAGCCCCCCTctatctgtcactgtcaccctgcggggagggactgTCCCATGTCCCAGAGTCCccctctatctgtgtcactgtgtcaccatgcGGGGAGGGACAGTCCCATGTCCCAGAGCCCCCCTCTatctatgtcactgtgtcaccctgcggggagggacagtCCTATGTCCCAGAGCCCccctctatctgtgtcactgtgtcaccctgcggggagggacagtCCCATGTCCCAGAGCCCCCCTctatctgtgtcaccctgcggggagggacagtCCCATGTCCCAGAGCCCccctctatctgtgtcactgtgtcaccctgcggggagggacagtCCCATGTCCCAGAGCCCccctctatctgtgtcactgtgtcaccctgcggggaggggaCAGTCCCATGTCTCAGAGCCccctctatctgtgtcactgtgtcaccctgcggggaggggaCAGTACCATGTCCCAGAGCTCccctctatctgtgtcactgtgtcaccctgcggggagggacagtCCCATGTCCCAGAGCCCCCCTCTAtctgtgtcacggtgtcaccctgcggggagggacagtCCCATGTCCCAGAGCTCccctctatctgtgtcactgtgtcaccctgcggggagggacagtCCCATGTCCCAGAGCCCCCCTCTAtctgtgtcacggtgtcaccctgcggggagggacagtCCCATGTCCCAGAGCCCCCCTCTAtctgtgtcacggtgtcaccctgcggggagggacagtCCCATGTCCCAGAGCTCccctctatctgtgtcactgtgtcaccctgcggggaggggaCAGTCCCATGTCCCAGAGCTCccctctatctgtgtcactgtgtcaccctgcggggagggacagtCCCATGTCCCAGAGCCccctctatctgtgtcactgtgtcaccctgtggggagggacagtcccatgtcacagagcccccctctatctgtgtcactgtgtcaccctgcggggaggggaCAGTCCCATGTCCCAGAGCCCccctctatctgtgtcactgtgtcaccctgcggggaggggaCAGTCCCATGTCCCAGAGCCccctctatctgtgtcactgtgtcaccctgcggggagggacagtCCCATGTCCCAGAGCCCccctctatctgtgtcactgtgtcaccctgcgggcaGGGACAGTCCCATGTCCCAGAGCCCCCTctatctgtgtcaccctgcggggagggacagtCCCATGTCCCAGAGCCCccctctatctgtgtcactgtgtcaccctgcgggagggaCAGTCCCATGTCCCAGAGCCCccctctatctgtgtcactgtgtcaccctgtggggaggGACAGTCCCATGTCCCAGAGCCccctctatctgtgtcactgtgtcaccctgcgggcaGGGACAGTCCCATGTCCCAGAGCCccctctatctgtgtcactgtgtcaccctgcgggagggaCAGTCCCATGTCCCAGAGCTCccctctatctgtgtcactgtgtcaccctgcggggaggggaCAGTCCCATGTCCCAGAGCCCccctctatctgtgtcactgtgtcaccctgcgggcaGGGACAGTCCCATGTCCCAGAGCGCCCccctctatctgtgtcactgtgtcaccctgcgggcaGGGACAGTCCCATGTCCCAGAGCCCCCTCTATCTGTGTGGGCGGAGAGGTCAGGACTCACCCAGCTCATGT encodes the following:
- the SLC39A4 gene encoding zinc transporter ZIP4 isoform X2 is translated as MLPYMITIGDAIHNFADGLAMGAAFSTSWKTGLATSLAVLCHELPHELGDFAALLHAGLSVRWALLLNFGSALTAFIGLYIALSISADYAVQQWIFTVATGLFLYVALVDMLPAMMNVKDSRPWLLFFLHNLGLLLGWTILLLLSLYEENISL